A DNA window from Thalassospiraceae bacterium LMO-JJ14 contains the following coding sequences:
- a CDS encoding AAA family ATPase, with protein MNTEKRMWIIAGPPGSGKSTLAAKLFAADIGTTRHINADDTRGFDAADDLPDAVLKRIVPVSKRLEIAETGGRSFIVESRLMSRKPLSAAIRLRRRGWGVSLIYLALPKIELCRRRIRLRIMKGGEDIADDLLERAFRASLDNLPHYIDAADKWLIMDSSGARKPLIAYGSYAGTVAKQADALKALAPAYPFLPAARTVAAETWTGPVVDTFAALSRWQSTLDHLMRIAENIEAENGT; from the coding sequence ATGAACACCGAAAAACGCATGTGGATCATCGCCGGCCCGCCGGGATCGGGGAAAAGCACCCTGGCGGCGAAGCTGTTTGCAGCCGATATCGGCACGACGCGCCACATCAATGCCGACGATACACGCGGGTTCGATGCCGCCGACGATCTGCCCGATGCAGTGCTGAAACGCATCGTTCCCGTTTCCAAACGCCTTGAGATCGCCGAGACCGGCGGGCGCAGCTTCATCGTCGAAAGCCGCCTGATGAGTCGCAAGCCGCTGTCCGCCGCGATCCGTCTGCGCCGCCGCGGCTGGGGCGTATCGCTGATCTATCTGGCGCTGCCGAAAATCGAGTTGTGCCGCAGGCGTATTCGCCTCCGCATCATGAAGGGCGGCGAGGACATCGCCGACGATCTTTTGGAGCGTGCCTTTCGGGCCTCGCTCGACAACCTTCCGCACTATATCGACGCCGCTGACAAGTGGCTGATCATGGACAGCTCCGGCGCCCGCAAACCGCTGATCGCCTATGGCAGTTATGCCGGCACTGTGGCGAAACAGGCCGACGCGCTGAAGGCGCTTGCCCCCGCCTATCCGTTCCTGCCCGCGGCCCGCACCGTCGCCGCCGAGACATGGACCGGGCCCGTCGTGGACACCTTTGCCGCACTGTCGCGTTGGCAATCGACGCTCGATCACCTGATGCGCATCGCCGAGAATATCGAGGCCGAAAATGGGACCTGA
- the ahcY gene encoding adenosylhomocysteinase, translated as MTAFTDCKVADMSLAKWGRKELDIAESEMPGLMATREEYGASKPLKGAKIAGSLHMTIQTGVLIETLQALGAEVRWASCNIYSTQDHAAAAIAEKGTPVFAIKGESLEDYWQYTHEIFNWDGNTGPNMILDDGGDATLLMHLGKEAEKDLSVLDNPDSEEAEVMFAAIKARLKTDPTWYTDHSKDIMGVTEETTTGVHRLYDMAKKGSLMFPAINVNDSVTKSKFDNKYGCRESLVDAIRRATDVMMAGKVACVAGFGDVGKGSAESLRHAGCRVMVTEADPICALQAAMEGFEVVTMEEAAKRADIFCTATGNVDVITVDHMREMKDRAIVCNIGHFDSEIQVAGLKNMKWDEIKPQVDEIEMPSGNRIILLAQGRLVNLGCATGHPSFVMSASFTNQVLAQIELYANNKDGHYKNDVYVLPKHLDEKVAALHLEKLGVSLTTLSQKQADYIGVAVDGPHKPETYRY; from the coding sequence ATGACCGCATTCACCGACTGCAAAGTCGCCGACATGAGCCTCGCCAAATGGGGCCGCAAGGAGCTTGATATCGCCGAGAGCGAAATGCCCGGCCTGATGGCGACACGCGAGGAATACGGCGCGTCGAAGCCGCTCAAGGGCGCGAAAATCGCCGGATCGCTGCACATGACGATCCAGACCGGCGTGCTGATCGAGACCCTGCAGGCGCTGGGCGCCGAGGTCCGCTGGGCATCGTGCAACATCTATTCGACGCAGGATCACGCCGCCGCCGCGATCGCCGAAAAAGGCACCCCGGTGTTCGCCATCAAGGGCGAGTCGCTGGAAGATTACTGGCAGTACACGCACGAAATCTTCAATTGGGACGGCAACACCGGCCCGAACATGATCCTCGATGACGGCGGCGATGCGACGCTGCTGATGCATCTTGGCAAGGAAGCGGAGAAAGACCTTTCCGTCCTCGACAACCCCGATTCGGAAGAAGCCGAAGTCATGTTCGCCGCCATCAAGGCGCGCCTCAAGACCGACCCGACCTGGTACACGGATCATTCCAAGGACATCATGGGCGTTACCGAGGAAACGACGACCGGCGTGCACCGCCTCTATGACATGGCGAAAAAAGGCTCGCTGATGTTCCCGGCGATCAACGTCAACGACTCGGTCACGAAGTCCAAGTTCGACAACAAGTACGGCTGCCGTGAAAGCCTTGTCGATGCGATCCGCCGCGCCACCGACGTGATGATGGCCGGCAAGGTCGCCTGCGTTGCCGGGTTCGGCGATGTCGGCAAGGGCTCCGCCGAGAGCCTGCGTCATGCAGGTTGCCGTGTCATGGTCACCGAAGCCGATCCGATCTGCGCCCTGCAGGCCGCCATGGAAGGCTTCGAGGTCGTGACCATGGAAGAAGCCGCCAAGCGCGCCGATATCTTCTGCACCGCGACCGGCAACGTCGATGTGATCACCGTCGATCACATGCGCGAAATGAAGGACCGGGCCATCGTCTGCAACATCGGTCACTTCGACAGCGAGATTCAGGTCGCCGGCCTGAAGAACATGAAGTGGGACGAGATCAAGCCGCAGGTCGACGAGATCGAAATGCCGAGCGGCAACCGCATCATCCTGCTGGCGCAAGGCCGCCTCGTGAACCTCGGCTGCGCCACCGGCCACCCGAGCTTCGTGATGTCGGCATCCTTCACCAACCAGGTACTGGCGCAGATCGAACTGTACGCCAACAACAAGGACGGCCATTACAAAAACGACGTCTATGTGCTGCCGAAGCACCTGGACGAGAAAGTCGCCGCTTTGCACCTGGAAAAACTCGGCGTGTCGCTGACGACGCTCAGCCAGAAACAGGCCGACTACATCGGCGTCGCCGTCGACGGCCCGCACAAGCCGGAAACGTATCGTTACTGA
- the ptsP gene encoding phosphoenolpyruvate--protein phosphotransferase: MTKTPKKEAPAKKPKEQVFEGLAAAPGIAIGKAFVRFGDDIEVQTYAVAKTKIADELKRLDSAVKVARRQIRSLQERAREMQGAAGEELVILFDAYLAMLEDSRLVRGARQSIERDRINAEAAVQQEFRSLAKRFEAMADAYIAARLDDIREVATRLIGILVRAPGKAPPKPPKGGIVVADQLSPADMAQIDPLSVAAVAAVLGGTEGHTAIMARALGLPAVLGAAGLADGVMQGDTVIVDGYAGKIVVAPTPETVRKYEKRLAAKRKGARALDRLRFEPAISRDGTEVQLMANVELPVEMEAVHHSGAQGVGLLRSEFMFMNRDDIPSEDEQTAILKQIVAPMKFLPVTIRTLDIGGEKPAPALLSNIDEAAASALGLRGIRLSLANPDTLRTQFRAILRVASNRNVRILLPMVTTPSEVKRAKAMLAEEAEKLKAEGHELHTPLPPVGVMIEVPGAALAADSLARASDFFAIGSNDLTMYTLAVDRANEHVAHLFNSLHPAVLRLVQFTTQAALRARIPVSICGEIAGDPRYTALLIGLGLNDLSMTASNIPLVKKRIRDMDALAASQRALQIMEQTDSGRIAMMIDDFNEVGR, translated from the coding sequence ATGACCAAAACACCGAAAAAGGAAGCGCCGGCTAAAAAGCCAAAAGAACAGGTGTTCGAAGGCCTGGCCGCCGCGCCGGGGATCGCCATCGGCAAGGCATTCGTGCGGTTCGGCGACGATATCGAAGTGCAGACCTATGCCGTCGCAAAGACAAAAATCGCCGACGAGTTGAAGCGCCTGGATAGCGCCGTCAAGGTGGCGCGCCGGCAAATCCGCAGCCTGCAGGAGCGCGCCCGCGAGATGCAGGGCGCGGCGGGCGAGGAACTTGTCATCCTGTTCGATGCCTACCTCGCCATGCTTGAGGACTCGCGCCTTGTACGCGGTGCACGCCAGAGCATCGAACGCGACCGCATCAATGCCGAAGCCGCCGTGCAGCAGGAATTCAGATCCCTGGCGAAACGCTTCGAGGCCATGGCGGATGCCTACATCGCGGCGCGTCTCGACGATATCCGCGAGGTCGCTACACGCCTGATCGGCATTCTCGTGCGCGCGCCCGGCAAGGCCCCGCCGAAACCGCCCAAGGGCGGCATCGTCGTCGCCGATCAGTTGTCGCCCGCCGACATGGCGCAGATCGATCCGCTGAGCGTCGCCGCCGTTGCTGCGGTGCTTGGCGGCACCGAAGGCCACACCGCGATCATGGCGCGCGCCCTGGGCCTGCCGGCCGTGCTCGGCGCCGCCGGTCTCGCGGACGGCGTGATGCAGGGCGATACGGTGATCGTCGACGGCTATGCCGGCAAGATCGTTGTCGCGCCGACGCCGGAGACCGTCCGTAAATACGAAAAGCGTCTGGCCGCAAAGCGCAAGGGCGCCAGGGCGCTGGACCGGCTCAGGTTCGAGCCGGCGATCTCGCGCGACGGCACCGAAGTGCAGTTGATGGCCAACGTCGAACTGCCGGTCGAGATGGAGGCGGTGCATCATTCCGGCGCCCAGGGCGTCGGCCTGCTGCGTTCGGAATTCATGTTCATGAACCGCGACGACATCCCGAGCGAGGATGAACAGACGGCGATCCTCAAGCAGATCGTCGCACCGATGAAATTCCTGCCGGTGACCATCCGCACCCTCGATATCGGCGGCGAAAAGCCGGCCCCGGCGCTGCTGTCGAATATCGACGAAGCAGCGGCCTCGGCCCTGGGCCTGCGCGGAATCCGTCTGTCGCTGGCCAATCCCGACACGCTTAGAACCCAGTTCCGCGCCATTCTGCGCGTCGCCTCGAATCGCAACGTGCGCATCCTGCTGCCGATGGTCACGACCCCGAGCGAGGTCAAGCGCGCCAAGGCGATGCTGGCCGAAGAAGCGGAAAAGCTCAAAGCCGAAGGCCACGAGCTGCACACCCCCCTGCCCCCGGTCGGCGTCATGATCGAGGTGCCGGGTGCGGCGCTGGCCGCCGATTCCCTGGCCCGGGCCAGCGATTTCTTCGCCATCGGGTCCAACGACCTGACCATGTACACGCTCGCCGTCGACCGCGCCAACGAGCACGTGGCGCATCTTTTCAATTCCCTGCACCCGGCGGTACTAAGACTGGTACAGTTCACCACACAGGCGGCATTGCGCGCACGCATTCCGGTATCGATCTGCGGCGAGATCGCCGGTGACCCGCGTTACACGGCGCTTCTGATCGGTCTCGGTCTGAACGACCTGTCGATGACCGCGAGTAATATCCCGCTGGTCAAGAAACGCATCCGCGACATGGATGCACTGGCCGCGTCGCAGCGCGCCCTGCAGATCATGGAACAGACCGACAGCGGCCGAATCGCCATGATGATCGACGATTTCAACGAAGTCGGACGATAG
- a CDS encoding HPr family phosphocarrier protein, with translation MTEGAQQRTFTIQNKRGLHARAAAKFAATAGNFDCDIEVERNGQSVAGRSIMGLMMLAASTGTDITVICKGTDAEAALDAIETLVADKFEED, from the coding sequence ATGACCGAGGGCGCACAACAAAGAACGTTCACGATCCAGAACAAGCGCGGCTTGCATGCCCGCGCCGCCGCCAAGTTCGCGGCGACCGCCGGCAATTTCGATTGCGACATCGAGGTCGAACGAAACGGCCAGAGCGTGGCGGGCCGCTCGATCATGGGGCTGATGATGCTGGCCGCCAGCACCGGCACCGACATCACGGTGATCTGTAAAGGGACCGATGCCGAAGCCGCGCTCGACGCGATCGAGACCCTGGTCGCCGACAAGTTCGAAGAAGACTGA
- a CDS encoding PTS sugar transporter subunit IIA, whose protein sequence is MIGLVLVTHGRLAIELVSALEHVVGPQENIASVCIGPDDDMEQRRAEIVTKAEEVEEGDGVIVLTDMFGGTPSNLAISIMDQGNIEVIAGVNLPMLIKLGSIRDEGTLADAAKEAQDAGRKYINIASQLLAQGST, encoded by the coding sequence ATGATCGGATTGGTGCTCGTCACTCATGGCCGCCTGGCCATCGAACTCGTTTCTGCGCTCGAACATGTCGTCGGGCCACAGGAAAACATCGCCTCCGTCTGCATCGGGCCGGATGACGACATGGAACAGCGGCGCGCTGAAATCGTCACCAAGGCCGAGGAAGTCGAGGAAGGCGACGGTGTGATCGTGCTGACCGACATGTTCGGCGGCACGCCGTCTAATCTGGCGATCTCGATCATGGATCAGGGCAATATCGAGGTCATTGCCGGGGTCAATCTGCCGATGCTGATCAAGCTCGGCTCGATTCGTGACGAAGGCACACTGGCGGACGCCGCCAAGGAAGCCCAGGACGCCGGACGCAAGTACATCAACATCGCCTCGCAACTGCTTGCTCAGGGCAGCACCTGA
- the rapZ gene encoding RNase adapter RapZ, with the protein MSTEKPQTRVLLVSGVSGAGKSSALKLLEDIGFEAVDNMPLSLIGRLIPGLEGGDTPSEDNQPLAIGVDIRTRDFDATYLLAMIDQFQETSNVDISLLFVDCDDEVLGRRFEETRRRHPLAADRPVIDGIRRERRAMEALRARADYVIDTTDFALGELKAQLEHTFGMDSDPGLAIFVTSFSFKRGLPRDADLVFDVRFFKNPHYDKELRPKTGKDPEVQAYVSKDPAFEDFFAHLTGMTGPLLPRYRAEGKSYLTIAFGCTGGRHRSVFIAERFHAWLKDNGWRAQIRHRDLDKA; encoded by the coding sequence ATGAGTACTGAAAAACCGCAAACGCGCGTCTTGCTGGTGTCCGGTGTTTCCGGGGCCGGAAAAAGCTCGGCCCTGAAGCTCCTCGAAGACATCGGCTTCGAAGCCGTCGACAACATGCCGTTGTCGCTGATCGGCAGACTGATTCCGGGCCTGGAAGGCGGCGATACACCGAGCGAGGACAACCAGCCGCTGGCGATCGGTGTCGATATCCGCACCCGCGATTTCGACGCGACGTATCTGCTGGCAATGATCGACCAGTTTCAGGAAACCTCCAACGTCGATATTTCCCTGCTGTTCGTGGACTGCGACGACGAGGTACTGGGCCGGCGTTTCGAGGAAACCCGCCGCCGCCACCCGCTCGCCGCCGACCGCCCGGTGATCGACGGCATCCGCCGTGAACGCCGCGCCATGGAAGCGCTGCGCGCTCGCGCCGACTATGTGATCGACACCACGGATTTCGCGCTCGGCGAACTGAAGGCACAACTCGAGCATACTTTTGGTATGGACAGCGACCCCGGCCTCGCCATTTTCGTCACCTCGTTCTCGTTCAAGCGCGGACTGCCGCGCGATGCCGATCTTGTGTTCGATGTCCGGTTTTTCAAGAATCCGCATTACGACAAGGAACTCCGGCCGAAAACCGGCAAGGACCCGGAAGTGCAGGCATACGTATCCAAAGATCCGGCGTTCGAAGATTTCTTCGCGCATCTGACCGGGATGACAGGGCCGTTGCTGCCACGCTACCGGGCCGAGGGGAAAAGCTATCTGACCATCGCTTTCGGCTGCACCGGCGGGCGTCACCGGTCGGTTTTCATTGCCGAACGCTTCCATGCATGGCTTAAGGATAACGGATGGCGTGCGCAAATTCGTCACAGGGACTTGGACAAAGCCTGA
- a CDS encoding serine/threonine protein kinase encodes MTAPPQQLHASAVAIDGRGVLLLGPSGAGKSDLALRLIDGGAKLVADDRVDIVAGPSKLLVSPPGKLAGLMEVRGLGIVRMAHETKVPLSLIVDLVKPADVERLPETLHASFMGVRVRRICLDPFQASAAAKIRLALSVHDKDMLEPK; translated from the coding sequence ATGACCGCACCTCCGCAGCAACTCCACGCCAGCGCCGTCGCCATCGATGGGCGGGGTGTTTTGTTGCTGGGGCCGAGCGGGGCCGGCAAATCCGATCTGGCGCTTCGCCTGATCGACGGCGGGGCAAAACTTGTTGCCGACGACCGGGTCGACATCGTTGCAGGACCAAGCAAACTGTTGGTATCGCCGCCCGGCAAGCTGGCCGGACTGATGGAGGTCCGCGGCCTCGGCATCGTCCGCATGGCGCATGAAACAAAAGTGCCGCTTTCACTGATTGTCGATCTGGTGAAGCCTGCGGATGTGGAGCGGCTGCCGGAAACACTTCACGCATCATTCATGGGGGTTCGGGTGCGGCGTATTTGCCTCGATCCGTTCCAGGCGTCGGCAGCGGCAAAAATCCGCCTTGCATTATCCGTCCATGATAAGGATATGCTGGAGCCGAAATGA